Proteins found in one Flavobacterium channae genomic segment:
- a CDS encoding TAT-variant-translocated molybdopterin oxidoreductase has product MASNKKYWKSVEELNENSSIVETLRNNEFVEPIPVDQFLGDKETLSASSTTRRDFLKYVGFSTAAASLAACEGPVVKSIPYVVQPEEIIPGVADYYATTMADGFDFANILIKTREGRPIKVENNNLEGAKTGANARVHASVLSLYDGLRLKQPKIAGKDATWADVNTKVKASLEDAKAKGGNVVVLTNTMASPSTDALIASLVAKYPTTKHVVYDAVSESNALDAFQAVYGVRALANYDFSKANTIVSVGADFLGDWQGGGFDAGYAQGRIPKNGMMSKHIQIEANMSLAGANADVRIPLNVAAQKQALVKIYNIVTGAAVSTSKIEKYDEAVVKAAKQLKAAGSKGVFVTGLDDVNAQLLALAINNALQSEAFNPSDAILTRKGDAKAVAQLVADMKAGKVHTLIMNGVNPAYTLANSKDFVAALKSVKLSVAFSMKEDETSSLTTIAAAAPHYLESWGDVAITRSNYSIMQPTIRPLFNTKQFQEALLTWTDNTVAYYDFLKSFSAASLAGKSWNQAVHDGFVASEASPLAATSADYAGAASALAQAKSNNFDLVLYTKVGMGDGQQANNPWLQEFPDPITRVSWDNYVTISKADADKGGFKNWNVANGGLNGSYATIKVGNATLENVPVVIQPGQAKGTLGLAFGYGKKLGLKEEMQVGVNAYALYANLNSNQSATITVANGEHEFACVQLQKTLMGRGDIVKETTLEVFNTQKAEIWNPVPMVSLDHKPTATTEVDLWDSFDRSTGHHFNLSIDLNACTGCGACVIACHAENNVPVVGKSEIRRSRDMHWLRIDRYYSSQDTFAGDIEFKDGSAGLMNSIDTFASMEDPSENPQVAFQPVMCQHCNHAPCETVCPVAATSHGREGQNHMAYNRCVGTRYCANNCPYKVRRFNWFLYNKNSEFDYHMNDDLGRMVINPDVNVRSRGVMEKCSMCIQMTQAVKLKAKREGREVGKDEFQTACSAACSSGAMKFGDINNSESDVAKLVESDRMYHLLEHIGTKPNVMYHVKVRNDK; this is encoded by the coding sequence ATGGCATCAAACAAAAAATACTGGAAAAGTGTTGAGGAGCTAAACGAAAATAGCTCTATTGTTGAGACGCTAAGAAACAACGAGTTTGTGGAACCAATTCCGGTTGACCAATTTTTAGGAGATAAAGAAACTTTGTCTGCTTCGTCAACTACTCGTCGTGACTTTTTAAAATATGTTGGATTTAGCACTGCTGCTGCTTCATTAGCAGCTTGTGAGGGTCCTGTTGTAAAGTCAATTCCTTACGTAGTTCAACCAGAAGAAATTATTCCTGGTGTTGCGGATTATTATGCAACAACAATGGCTGATGGTTTTGATTTTGCTAATATTTTAATCAAAACTCGTGAGGGTCGTCCTATTAAAGTAGAAAACAATAATTTAGAAGGAGCTAAAACTGGAGCTAACGCAAGAGTTCATGCTTCTGTTCTTTCATTATATGATGGTTTACGTTTAAAACAACCTAAAATTGCTGGTAAAGATGCAACTTGGGCTGATGTAAACACTAAAGTTAAAGCTAGCTTAGAAGATGCAAAAGCTAAAGGTGGAAATGTAGTTGTATTAACTAATACAATGGCGAGTCCTTCAACTGATGCTTTAATTGCTTCTTTAGTGGCTAAATATCCTACAACTAAGCATGTTGTATATGATGCGGTTTCTGAATCAAATGCATTAGATGCTTTTCAAGCTGTTTATGGAGTTAGAGCTTTAGCTAATTATGATTTTTCAAAAGCTAACACAATTGTTTCTGTTGGTGCTGATTTCTTAGGTGATTGGCAAGGTGGAGGTTTTGATGCAGGATATGCTCAAGGTCGTATTCCTAAAAACGGAATGATGTCTAAACATATTCAAATCGAAGCTAACATGTCTTTAGCAGGTGCTAATGCTGATGTTAGAATTCCGTTGAATGTTGCAGCTCAAAAACAAGCGTTAGTAAAAATATATAATATTGTTACAGGTGCTGCTGTAAGTACATCTAAAATCGAGAAATACGATGAGGCTGTAGTTAAAGCGGCTAAACAATTAAAAGCAGCTGGTTCAAAAGGAGTTTTTGTAACTGGTTTAGACGATGTTAATGCTCAGTTATTAGCTTTAGCAATTAACAACGCTTTACAATCAGAAGCATTCAATCCTTCAGATGCTATCCTTACAAGAAAAGGTGATGCAAAAGCTGTTGCTCAGTTAGTAGCTGATATGAAAGCTGGAAAAGTTCATACTTTAATTATGAATGGTGTTAATCCGGCTTATACTTTAGCAAATTCTAAAGATTTCGTTGCGGCTTTAAAATCAGTTAAGCTTTCTGTAGCTTTCTCTATGAAAGAAGATGAAACTTCATCTTTGACTACAATTGCTGCTGCGGCTCCACACTATTTAGAGTCTTGGGGAGATGTTGCGATTACAAGAAGTAATTACAGCATTATGCAACCAACGATTCGTCCTTTATTCAATACAAAACAATTCCAAGAAGCTTTATTGACTTGGACAGATAATACAGTTGCTTATTATGATTTCTTAAAGTCTTTCTCTGCTGCTTCTTTAGCAGGAAAATCTTGGAATCAAGCAGTTCATGATGGTTTTGTTGCTTCTGAAGCTTCTCCATTAGCAGCAACTTCTGCTGATTATGCTGGTGCCGCTTCTGCTTTAGCGCAAGCAAAATCTAACAATTTCGATTTAGTATTATATACTAAAGTAGGAATGGGAGATGGTCAGCAAGCAAACAACCCATGGTTACAAGAGTTCCCAGATCCAATTACAAGAGTATCTTGGGATAACTACGTAACTATTTCAAAAGCGGATGCTGATAAAGGTGGATTTAAAAACTGGAATGTTGCTAACGGAGGTTTAAACGGAAGTTACGCTACAATTAAAGTAGGAAATGCTACTTTAGAAAATGTACCAGTTGTTATCCAACCAGGTCAAGCAAAAGGAACTTTAGGTTTGGCTTTTGGATATGGAAAAAAATTAGGATTAAAAGAAGAAATGCAAGTTGGTGTTAATGCTTATGCATTATATGCTAACTTAAATTCTAATCAATCTGCTACTATTACTGTTGCTAACGGTGAGCATGAATTTGCATGTGTACAGTTACAAAAAACGTTAATGGGTAGAGGAGATATCGTTAAAGAAACTACTTTAGAAGTTTTCAATACTCAAAAAGCAGAAATTTGGAATCCAGTTCCAATGGTATCATTAGATCACAAACCAACTGCTACTACTGAAGTTGATTTATGGGATTCTTTTGATAGATCAACAGGTCACCATTTCAATTTATCTATCGATTTAAATGCTTGTACAGGATGTGGAGCATGTGTTATTGCATGTCATGCTGAAAACAATGTGCCAGTAGTTGGTAAATCTGAAATCAGAAGAAGTAGAGATATGCACTGGTTACGTATCGATAGATATTATTCTTCACAAGATACTTTTGCTGGTGATATTGAATTTAAAGATGGTTCTGCTGGTTTAATGAACTCTATCGATACTTTCGCAAGTATGGAAGATCCTTCAGAAAATCCACAAGTTGCTTTCCAACCAGTAATGTGTCAACACTGTAATCATGCTCCTTGTGAGACTGTTTGTCCAGTAGCTGCTACATCTCATGGTAGAGAAGGTCAAAATCATATGGCTTATAACAGATGTGTTGGTACTCGTTATTGTGCAAACAACTGTCCATATAAAGTAAGACGTTTCAACTGGTTCTTATATAACAAAAACAGCGAGTTCGATTATCATATGAATGATGATTTAGGTCGTATGGTTATCAACCCAGATGTAAATGTACGTTCTCGTGGAGTTATGGAGAAATGTTCTATGTGTATCCAAATGACTCAAGCTGTAAAATTAAAAGCGAAACGTGAAGGTAGAGAAGTAGGTAAGGATGAATTCCAAACTGCATGTTCTGCTGCATGTTCAAGTGGAGCTATGAAATTTGGTGATATTAACAATTCAGAATCAGATGTTGCTAAATTAGTTGAGTCTGATAGAATGTATCATTTGTTAGAGCACATCGGAACAAAACCAAACGTGATGTACCACGTGAAAGTTAGAAACGATAAATAA
- a CDS encoding quinol:cytochrome C oxidoreductase: MYTFSSKLKTFSFVLMLLGAIGIGIGFMAAPKTIEDVEKILAADSHHGHEAAHVEKEVSHATEAHATEEHVVVDTMKVADTHVVDSTHAEAHMVVDSVAAHAEAHADNHDAHAKADAHSHDDHKAHLEHVLHQLQNKPWAALYVACIFFMLISVGVLAFYAIQYAAQAGWSPILFRVMEGITAYLLPGSIIFFVLLVAAGMHFNHLFVWMDPEVLDKASVKYDRLIDLKSGYLNVPFFLGRAAVFLIVWNLYRHFSRKNSLAQDAASDNSFYKKNFKMAAAFLVFFIVSESIMSWDWIMSVDPHWYSTLFGWYVFASFFVSGITVIAMITLYLKSKGYLEYVNTSHIHDLAKFMFGISIFWTYLWFSQFMLIWYSNIPEEVTYFVTRIEHYKLPFFGMLAMNFIFPLLILINTDFKRLTWIVVMAGIVILCGHYIDFFNMIMPATVGDQWFIGIPEIGALLFFLGLFIFVVFSALTKAPLVPKGNPLIEESKHFHY, from the coding sequence ATGTACACGTTTTCAAGTAAATTAAAAACTTTTTCATTCGTCCTAATGCTTTTAGGTGCAATCGGTATCGGAATTGGTTTCATGGCCGCTCCTAAAACAATTGAGGATGTAGAGAAAATATTAGCTGCAGATAGTCATCATGGTCACGAAGCTGCTCATGTAGAAAAAGAGGTGTCTCATGCTACTGAAGCTCATGCTACAGAAGAACATGTTGTAGTTGATACTATGAAAGTTGCTGATACTCATGTTGTAGATTCAACTCATGCAGAAGCTCATATGGTAGTTGATAGTGTAGCAGCACACGCCGAAGCTCACGCTGATAATCATGATGCTCACGCTAAAGCAGATGCTCATTCTCATGATGATCACAAAGCACATTTAGAACACGTTCTACACCAATTACAAAATAAACCTTGGGCTGCTTTATATGTAGCTTGTATCTTCTTCATGTTAATTTCTGTTGGGGTTTTAGCTTTCTATGCTATCCAATATGCTGCACAAGCAGGTTGGTCTCCAATTTTATTTAGAGTTATGGAAGGTATTACAGCTTACTTATTGCCAGGTTCTATTATTTTCTTTGTTTTATTAGTAGCTGCTGGAATGCATTTCAACCACTTATTTGTTTGGATGGATCCAGAAGTTTTAGACAAAGCAAGTGTTAAATACGATAGATTAATTGATTTAAAATCGGGTTACTTAAACGTGCCTTTCTTCTTAGGAAGAGCTGCTGTTTTCTTAATCGTTTGGAATTTATACCGTCATTTCTCTAGAAAAAATTCATTAGCTCAAGATGCTGCTTCTGACAATTCATTCTACAAGAAAAACTTCAAAATGGCTGCGGCTTTCTTAGTTTTCTTTATTGTGTCAGAATCTATTATGTCTTGGGATTGGATTATGTCAGTTGATCCTCACTGGTATAGTACTTTATTTGGATGGTATGTATTTGCAAGTTTCTTCGTAAGTGGTATTACGGTAATTGCAATGATAACATTATACTTAAAATCTAAAGGATATTTAGAATATGTAAATACAAGTCATATACATGATTTAGCTAAATTTATGTTTGGTATCAGTATTTTTTGGACATATTTATGGTTCTCTCAATTCATGTTGATTTGGTATTCAAATATTCCAGAAGAGGTTACATATTTCGTAACTAGAATCGAGCACTACAAATTACCATTCTTCGGAATGTTAGCAATGAACTTCATCTTCCCATTATTAATCTTAATCAACACTGATTTCAAACGTTTGACTTGGATTGTTGTAATGGCTGGTATCGTAATTTTATGTGGTCATTATATTGATTTCTTCAATATGATTATGCCTGCAACAGTTGGTGATCAATGGTTTATTGGTATTCCTGAAATCGGAGCTTTATTGTTCTTCTTAGGTTTATTCATTTTCGTTGTATTCTCAGCTTTAACTAAGGCTCCATTAGTTCCAAAAGGAAATCCTTTAATCGAGGAGAGTAAACATTTTCATTATTAA
- the nrfD gene encoding NrfD/PsrC family molybdoenzyme membrane anchor subunit yields MSSHYEAPIRKPLVVGSKSYHDVTVDVAKPVEGRANKQWWIVFSIALAAFLWGLGCMIYTVTTGIGTWGLNKTVGWAWDITNFVWWVGIGHAGTLISAVLLLFRQKWRMAINRSAEAMTIFSVMQAGLFPIIHMGRPWLGYWVLPIPNQFGSLWVNFNSPLLWDVFAISTYLSVSLVFWWTGLLPDFAMLRDRAVTPFTKRIYSTLSFGWSGRAKDWQRFEEVSLVLAGLATPLVLSVHTIVSFDFATSVIPGWHTTILPPYFVAGAIFSGFAMVNTLLIIMRKVSNLEDYITIQHIELMNIVIMITGSIVGCAYITELFVAWYSGVEYEQYAFLNRATGPYWWSYWLMMTCNVISPQVMWSKKIRTNIMASFIISIVVNVGMWFERFVIIVTSLHRDYLPSSWTMFQPTFVDAGIYIGTIGFFFVLFLLYSRSFPVIAQAEVKTILKSSGDNYKAEREKHGHNHSDNH; encoded by the coding sequence ATGTCGTCTCATTACGAAGCACCCATTAGAAAACCTTTAGTAGTAGGAAGTAAGTCTTACCACGATGTAACGGTAGATGTGGCTAAACCTGTAGAAGGTAGAGCAAACAAACAATGGTGGATAGTATTTTCAATCGCATTAGCCGCTTTCCTATGGGGATTAGGTTGTATGATTTATACTGTAACCACAGGTATTGGAACATGGGGATTAAATAAAACAGTAGGTTGGGCATGGGATATCACCAATTTCGTTTGGTGGGTAGGTATCGGTCACGCCGGAACTCTTATCTCAGCCGTATTATTATTATTCCGTCAAAAATGGAGAATGGCGATTAACCGTTCTGCAGAAGCAATGACGATTTTCTCAGTAATGCAAGCAGGTTTATTCCCAATCATTCACATGGGTCGTCCATGGTTAGGATACTGGGTATTACCAATACCAAATCAATTCGGATCATTATGGGTTAACTTTAACTCTCCATTATTATGGGACGTATTCGCAATCTCAACTTATTTATCAGTATCATTAGTATTCTGGTGGACTGGTTTATTACCTGACTTTGCAATGTTACGTGATAGAGCTGTAACTCCTTTTACAAAAAGAATTTATTCGACTTTATCTTTTGGATGGTCTGGTAGAGCTAAAGACTGGCAACGTTTTGAAGAGGTTTCTCTTGTATTAGCTGGTTTAGCAACTCCTCTTGTACTTTCTGTACACACAATTGTATCATTTGACTTTGCTACTTCTGTAATTCCAGGATGGCATACAACAATCTTACCTCCTTACTTCGTAGCAGGTGCGATTTTCTCAGGATTCGCAATGGTAAACACATTACTTATCATCATGAGAAAAGTTTCTAACTTAGAAGATTATATCACAATTCAACATATTGAATTAATGAACATCGTAATCATGATTACTGGTTCTATCGTAGGTTGTGCTTATATCACTGAGTTATTCGTAGCTTGGTATTCTGGAGTAGAGTACGAACAATATGCTTTCTTAAACAGAGCAACAGGTCCTTACTGGTGGTCATACTGGTTGATGATGACTTGTAATGTAATTTCTCCACAAGTTATGTGGTCTAAGAAAATTAGAACAAACATTATGGCTTCTTTCATCATTTCGATTGTAGTAAACGTAGGAATGTGGTTTGAGCGTTTTGTAATCATCGTAACTTCATTACACAGAGATTATTTACCATCTTCTTGGACAATGTTCCAACCAACTTTTGTTGATGCTGGTATCTATATTGGAACTATCGGATTCTTCTTTGTATTGTTCTTATTATATTCAAGAAGTTTCCCAGTAATTGCTCAAGCAGAGGTTAAGACTATCTTAAAATCATCTGGAGATAATTACAAGGCAGAAAGAGAAAAACACGGTCATAATCATTCAGATAATCATTAA
- a CDS encoding DUF3341 domain-containing protein, with protein sequence MSNKVIHAIYNDDDVLMDAVKQTRAAHHHIEEIYTPFPVHGLDKAMGLAPTRIAICAFIYGLVGLSIYTALMNFIMINDWPQDIGGKPSFSYIDNMPAFVPIMFEGTVFFAAHLMVITFYMRSKLWPFKKAENPDVRTTDDHFLMEVGVHGNEEELVSFFTNTGAVEVKVVEKH encoded by the coding sequence ATGAGTAATAAAGTAATACACGCTATATATAATGATGATGATGTTTTAATGGATGCTGTAAAACAAACTAGAGCAGCTCATCATCATATTGAAGAAATTTATACACCTTTTCCAGTTCACGGATTGGACAAAGCAATGGGGTTAGCGCCAACAAGAATTGCAATTTGTGCATTCATCTACGGATTAGTTGGACTTTCAATTTACACGGCTTTGATGAATTTCATTATGATTAATGATTGGCCACAAGATATCGGTGGTAAACCAAGTTTCAGTTATATCGATAACATGCCTGCATTTGTGCCTATCATGTTTGAAGGTACTGTATTCTTTGCTGCTCACTTAATGGTAATCACTTTTTATATGAGAAGTAAATTATGGCCATTCAAAAAAGCAGAAAATCCAGATGTAAGAACAACTGATGATCATTTTTTAATGGAAGTTGGAGTTCATGGTAACGAAGAAGAATTAGTTTCTTTCTTTACAAACACTGGAGCAGTTGAAGTTAAAGTTGTAGAAAAGCATTAA
- a CDS encoding c-type cytochrome codes for MKKVGNHKSFSKIFFSLAFVLVTSLSAFAQDAVKGKELFNTNCAACHKLDAKATGPALRGVASKYDAEWIYKWVKNSGELIKSGDAQAVKVFEENNKVPMTAFPQLSNEDIDNILAYTSEPKPEAPAVAPGAAVAGGVTADSGVSNNVILGVLSLVMLMLVVMLFLVNNMLTKIASAKGLEVEQKDRSLMNLFRAYAKNQFLVLVSVILLLLVSAYFAYGYLMQVGVDQGYEPVQPIHYSHRIHAGENGIDCKYCHSSARVSKTSGIPSLNVCMNCHKNISEVAETTATEEHTKAFYDAQIAKLYDAVGWDKTLQKYTGKTKPVKWVRIHNLPDHVYFNHSQHVTVAGVECQTCHGPVEEMEIMKQHAPLTMGWCINCHRETNVKVEDNAYYKKIHEELSKKYGVSQLTTAQMGGLECGKCHY; via the coding sequence ATGAAAAAGGTGGGTAACCATAAATCGTTTTCAAAGATTTTCTTCAGTTTAGCATTCGTGCTAGTAACTTCTTTATCGGCATTCGCTCAGGATGCAGTAAAAGGTAAAGAATTATTTAATACCAATTGTGCCGCTTGTCATAAATTAGATGCAAAAGCTACGGGTCCTGCACTTCGTGGGGTTGCTTCTAAGTATGATGCAGAATGGATTTACAAATGGGTAAAAAATAGTGGAGAATTAATCAAGTCAGGAGATGCGCAAGCTGTAAAAGTTTTTGAGGAAAATAACAAAGTTCCTATGACTGCATTTCCACAATTGTCAAATGAAGATATTGACAATATTTTAGCGTATACTTCAGAGCCAAAACCTGAGGCTCCTGCTGTAGCTCCTGGAGCTGCTGTGGCTGGTGGTGTTACTGCTGATTCTGGTGTTTCTAATAATGTGATATTAGGAGTTCTTTCTTTAGTAATGTTGATGTTAGTTGTTATGTTGTTCTTGGTGAACAATATGTTGACTAAAATTGCTAGCGCTAAAGGATTAGAAGTTGAGCAAAAAGATCGTTCTTTAATGAATCTTTTCAGGGCTTATGCTAAAAATCAATTTTTAGTTTTGGTTTCTGTAATTTTACTTTTATTGGTATCGGCGTACTTTGCTTATGGTTATTTAATGCAAGTTGGTGTTGATCAAGGGTACGAGCCAGTTCAACCAATTCACTATTCTCACAGAATTCACGCTGGTGAAAATGGAATTGACTGTAAATACTGTCACTCTTCTGCTCGTGTAAGTAAAACTTCAGGTATTCCTTCTTTAAATGTTTGTATGAACTGTCATAAAAACATTAGTGAAGTAGCTGAAACTACTGCAACTGAAGAGCATACAAAAGCATTCTATGATGCGCAAATTGCAAAATTATATGATGCAGTTGGATGGGATAAAACATTACAAAAATATACAGGGAAAACTAAACCGGTTAAGTGGGTTAGAATTCATAATTTACCTGATCACGTTTATTTCAATCACTCTCAACACGTAACTGTTGCTGGAGTTGAGTGTCAAACTTGTCACGGTCCAGTTGAAGAAATGGAAATCATGAAACAACATGCTCCATTAACAATGGGATGGTGTATCAACTGTCACAGAGAAACAAATGTGAAAGTAGAAGATAATGCTTACTACAAAAAAATCCATGAAGAGCTTTCTAAAAAATACGGAGTATCTCAGTTAACTACTGCTCAAATGGGAGGTTTAGAATGTGGTAAATGTCACTATTAA
- a CDS encoding c-type cytochrome gives MKSLYKIVAVVGLSFMATSCFDKAKPNYQFMPNMYEAVSYETYSEHDIFKGGVEAQLPAKGSIKRGFVPYEIPNTPEGYALAKATLKSPLDSISLNPEKGKELFNIYCAICHGEKGDGKGNLVVKEKFLGVPSYKDREITEGSVFHVITYGLNSMGSHANQLSQQERWQVTDYVLKLKSGL, from the coding sequence ATGAAAAGTTTATATAAAATAGTAGCAGTAGTAGGTTTGTCTTTTATGGCAACTTCATGTTTCGATAAAGCAAAACCTAACTATCAGTTCATGCCAAACATGTATGAAGCAGTTTCTTATGAAACGTATTCTGAGCATGATATTTTTAAAGGTGGAGTTGAAGCTCAATTACCTGCAAAAGGTTCTATTAAAAGAGGTTTTGTACCTTATGAAATTCCAAATACACCAGAAGGGTATGCTTTAGCTAAAGCTACATTAAAATCACCTTTGGATTCAATTTCTTTAAATCCTGAAAAAGGAAAAGAATTATTCAATATTTACTGTGCTATTTGTCATGGTGAAAAAGGTGATGGTAAAGGAAATTTAGTAGTTAAAGAAAAATTCCTTGGAGTTCCAAGTTATAAAGATAGAGAAATTACAGAAGGAAGTGTTTTTCACGTAATTACTTATGGATTAAATTCTATGGGTTCTCATGCTAACCAATTATCTCAACAAGAGAGATGGCAAGTAACTGATTACGTTTTAAAACTTAAATCTGGATTATAA
- a CDS encoding SPOR domain-containing protein translates to MKNLSKHNLLYFFILSSIFCFSTRGQENKTTISVDPKIDQLLKEKRKLNTGLFLNEGYKIQIFYGNSEESKKKLIEFKKEFKDLDGTIIFNSPNYKVWIGNFKTRIEVEKAMVDIKKKYPTALIIKPTN, encoded by the coding sequence ATGAAAAACTTATCAAAACATAACTTATTGTACTTCTTTATTCTATCATCAATTTTCTGTTTTTCAACAAGAGGACAAGAAAATAAAACCACAATTTCGGTAGACCCTAAAATTGATCAATTGTTAAAAGAAAAAAGAAAACTAAACACAGGTTTGTTTTTAAACGAAGGCTATAAAATTCAAATTTTCTATGGAAATAGTGAAGAGTCTAAGAAAAAGCTGATAGAGTTTAAAAAAGAGTTCAAAGATTTAGATGGAACAATAATCTTTAATAGCCCAAACTATAAGGTGTGGATTGGCAATTTTAAAACAAGAATTGAAGTTGAAAAAGCAATGGTTGATATTAAGAAAAAATATCCAACAGCATTAATTATAAAACCAACAAATTAA